In Deltaproteobacteria bacterium, one genomic interval encodes:
- the rpsU gene encoding 30S ribosomal protein S21 — MRVLKKKIQNDGLFRRLKMKKAYEKPSEVKRRKQREMLRRIRAAARKRTR, encoded by the coding sequence ATGCGGGTCTTGAAGAAGAAGATCCAGAACGACGGGCTCTTTCGCAGGCTGAAGATGAAGAAGGCTTACGAGAAGCCCAGCGAGGTCAAGCGCCGCAAGCAGCGCGAGATGCTTCGCCGCATTCGCGCCGCTGCCCGCAAGCGCACCCGTTAA
- a CDS encoding bifunctional folylpolyglutamate synthase/dihydrofolate synthase — translation MTDEKDLFKTSMEELFSLSRFGIKLGLETISAMLSAVGAPQKSFRAVHVAGTNGKGSVSATLSCILHRAGFSVGTYTSPHLVSVNERFCVDGRPVSDREIIEAYQALKKTPGLDRSPTFFEYTTAMAFFIFAKRRVDWAVVETGMGGRLDATNILKPEASVITNISLEHQFYLGNTIAAIASEKGGIIKKDTPVVSAASQKSAVSTLEKIAAKKNAPLFLYGRDFSTRKKRDGSFDYEGISQRMPGVKKVLAGAHQVANAACVLAACEVLREKGVSLPEKAVREGFLSVRWPGRLDEIPGPPRVLLDGAHNKDALDKLCAHLDRQIPPERLIVVAGFLEDKPYSYMLEALMRRSRALFLTRPSIDRAVDPKEIAKNLPPGSCLKLAESTDAALGSAMGEAKDGDVILVTGSLYMVGEALSALERRGMWNGLFRLWDD, via the coding sequence ATGACTGACGAAAAAGACCTGTTCAAAACCAGCATGGAAGAGCTTTTTTCCCTCTCCCGCTTCGGAATAAAGCTCGGCCTTGAAACCATATCGGCCATGCTCTCCGCCGTGGGAGCCCCCCAGAAAAGTTTCCGGGCCGTTCACGTTGCGGGCACCAACGGCAAGGGCTCGGTGTCGGCGACGCTTTCCTGCATCCTTCACCGGGCGGGCTTTTCGGTGGGAACCTACACCAGCCCGCATCTGGTGAGCGTGAACGAGAGATTCTGCGTTGATGGACGCCCTGTTTCAGACCGGGAGATAATCGAAGCCTACCAGGCCCTGAAAAAAACGCCGGGGCTCGATCGCTCGCCCACCTTTTTCGAGTACACCACCGCAATGGCCTTTTTCATCTTCGCCAAAAGAAGGGTTGACTGGGCGGTTGTGGAAACCGGCATGGGCGGAAGGCTGGACGCCACCAACATCCTGAAACCCGAAGCCTCTGTAATCACCAACATAAGCCTCGAGCACCAGTTTTACCTTGGTAACACCATAGCCGCCATCGCTTCCGAAAAGGGCGGAATCATAAAAAAGGATACGCCCGTCGTAAGCGCGGCCAGCCAGAAAAGCGCGGTCTCCACCCTGGAAAAAATCGCGGCGAAAAAAAACGCCCCGCTTTTTCTTTACGGCAGGGATTTCTCCACCCGGAAAAAGCGCGACGGCTCCTTTGATTACGAGGGTATCTCCCAGCGGATGCCCGGCGTGAAAAAGGTGCTGGCCGGAGCGCACCAGGTGGCCAACGCGGCCTGCGTTCTGGCGGCCTGCGAGGTTTTGAGGGAAAAAGGCGTGAGCCTGCCCGAAAAGGCCGTCAGAGAGGGCTTCCTTTCCGTGCGCTGGCCGGGGCGGCTGGATGAAATACCCGGCCCCCCAAGGGTTCTTCTGGACGGCGCGCACAACAAGGACGCCCTGGATAAGCTATGCGCCCACCTGGACCGGCAGATTCCTCCCGAAAGGCTCATCGTGGTGGCGGGATTTCTGGAGGACAAGCCTTACTCCTACATGCTGGAAGCCCTGATGAGGCGCTCGCGGGCTCTCTTTCTCACGCGCCCTTCCATAGACCGGGCCGTTGACCCGAAAGAAATCGCAAAAAACCTGCCGCCGGGCAGTTGCCTCAAGCTGGCGGAATCCACTGACGCGGCCCTTGGTTCCGCCATGGGGGAGGCAAAAGACGGCGACGTGATCCTTGTGACCGGAAGCCTCTACATGGTGGGCGAGGCGCTTTCCGCCCTTGAAAGACGCGGGATGTGGAACGGACTTTTCAGGCTGTGGGATGACTGA
- the hemB gene encoding porphobilinogen synthase has product MIFPDYRPRRMRAHENLRRMVRETRLSVDNLIYPVFAVGGKNVTEPIAAMPGQFRFSVENLVKEAEKAHRLGIPAIMVFGVPDKKDPLGTGAYAKGGIVQRAVTAIKSKVPDLMVITDVCLCQYTDHGHCGMVEKGRIDNDSTLDLLARTAVSHAAAGADMVAPSDMMDGRVAEIREALDESGHSDIPIMSYAAKYCSAFYGPFRQAADSAPKFGDRRTYQMDPANAREALREVSMDVEEGADIIMVKPAMPYLDVIAWVRQECDLPVAAYNVSGEYSMVKAAAQLGWLDGEKAMMEMLLSIRRAGADMILTYFAPDAAKILAG; this is encoded by the coding sequence ATGATCTTTCCCGATTACCGCCCCCGCAGAATGCGGGCGCATGAAAATTTGCGGCGCATGGTGCGCGAAACCCGGCTTTCCGTGGATAACCTCATCTATCCGGTTTTCGCCGTTGGAGGCAAAAACGTAACGGAACCCATTGCCGCCATGCCCGGCCAGTTCCGCTTCTCAGTGGAAAACCTGGTGAAGGAGGCAGAAAAGGCCCACAGGCTCGGAATCCCGGCCATAATGGTCTTCGGCGTTCCCGACAAGAAAGACCCCCTTGGAACCGGCGCTTACGCCAAGGGTGGCATAGTCCAGAGGGCCGTGACGGCCATCAAGTCCAAGGTCCCGGACCTCATGGTGATAACCGACGTCTGCCTTTGCCAGTACACCGATCACGGTCACTGCGGCATGGTGGAAAAGGGGCGGATCGACAACGACTCCACCCTGGACCTTCTGGCCCGCACTGCGGTTTCCCACGCGGCGGCAGGGGCCGACATGGTTGCCCCCTCCGACATGATGGACGGCAGGGTTGCCGAAATCCGGGAGGCCCTGGACGAAAGCGGCCACTCGGACATCCCCATCATGAGCTACGCGGCCAAGTACTGCTCGGCCTTTTACGGGCCTTTCCGCCAGGCGGCGGATTCGGCCCCCAAGTTCGGGGACAGGCGCACCTACCAGATGGACCCGGCCAACGCGCGCGAGGCTTTGCGGGAGGTCTCCATGGACGTGGAGGAGGGCGCGGACATCATCATGGTGAAGCCTGCCATGCCTTATCTCGACGTAATCGCCTGGGTGCGCCAGGAGTGCGACCTGCCGGTTGCGGCCTACAACGTTTCCGGCGAATACTCCATGGTGAAGGCTGCGGCCCAGCTTGGCTGGCTGGACGGCGAAAAGGCCATGATGGAGATGCTTTTATCCATCCGCCGGGCCGGCGCTGACATGATCCTCACCTACTTCGCCCCGGACGCGGCGAAAATTCTGGCCGGATAG
- a CDS encoding glycosyltransferase family 4 protein yields the protein MVNETDFRPLRVALLSYRSNPHCGGQGVYIKNLSTALVRLGHLVDVISGPPWPELDDGVGLVKLPSLDLYNPADLFRIPGLGELSDPVNLFEWLNVCAMGFPEPLTFSLRALKYLSENSGRYDVVHDNQCLGYGLWAISRFLPTVATIHHPITVDRDVAVESVRSWVKKAKIWRWYSFIGMQKRVSRKMLRLITVSECSKTDILKEFPVHRGRMRVVPNGINTGLFRPLPKIERNPNRVLVTNSADTPLKGLYYLLQAIDGVRKKRPVELEVVGTPKKGGGVVKLIRELGLRDTVHFTGRLSDENFVARYAEAAVAVVPSVYEGFGLPAGEAMSCGVPVISTTGGALPEVVGDAGVLVPPADPAALEAAIIDILDHPEKAAALGQAGFDRVHSMFTWKRAAEKVTDVYREAMRAHRPV from the coding sequence ATGGTCAACGAAACCGATTTCCGCCCCTTGCGGGTGGCCCTTTTAAGTTATCGCTCCAACCCCCACTGCGGCGGCCAGGGCGTTTACATAAAAAATCTCTCCACCGCACTCGTTCGACTGGGGCATCTTGTGGACGTGATTTCGGGGCCGCCCTGGCCGGAACTTGACGACGGGGTGGGGCTCGTGAAACTGCCGAGCCTCGATCTCTACAACCCCGCCGACCTTTTCCGCATTCCGGGCCTTGGCGAGCTTTCGGACCCCGTCAACCTCTTCGAATGGCTGAACGTCTGCGCAATGGGCTTTCCCGAACCCCTAACCTTCAGCCTCCGGGCGCTCAAGTACCTTTCGGAAAACAGCGGCAGATACGACGTCGTCCACGACAACCAGTGCCTGGGCTACGGGCTGTGGGCCATTTCGCGCTTCCTGCCCACGGTGGCCACCATCCACCATCCCATAACGGTGGACCGCGACGTTGCGGTGGAGTCCGTGCGCTCCTGGGTGAAAAAGGCCAAAATCTGGCGCTGGTACTCGTTCATCGGGATGCAAAAACGGGTGAGCCGCAAGATGCTCCGGCTCATCACGGTTTCCGAGTGCTCCAAGACCGACATTTTAAAGGAATTCCCGGTGCACAGGGGCCGCATGAGGGTGGTCCCCAACGGCATCAACACCGGCCTTTTCCGCCCCCTTCCCAAGATCGAACGCAATCCCAACCGGGTTTTGGTGACCAACAGCGCCGACACGCCCCTAAAGGGCCTCTACTACCTTTTGCAGGCGATAGACGGGGTGCGCAAAAAGCGCCCGGTGGAGCTTGAGGTTGTGGGCACCCCCAAGAAGGGCGGGGGCGTGGTGAAGCTCATCCGCGAGCTTGGCTTGAGGGACACCGTGCATTTCACGGGCAGGCTCTCGGACGAAAACTTCGTTGCCCGCTACGCAGAAGCAGCCGTGGCGGTGGTTCCCTCCGTTTACGAGGGCTTCGGCCTGCCCGCCGGAGAGGCCATGAGCTGCGGGGTTCCGGTGATCTCCACAACCGGGGGGGCCTTGCCGGAGGTTGTGGGCGACGCCGGGGTCCTGGTTCCGCCCGCCGATCCTGCGGCCCTGGAGGCAGCCATCATAGACATCCTCGATCACCCCGAAAAGGCCGCAGCTTTAGGGCAGGCCGGCTTTGACCGGGTTCACTCCATGTTCACCTGGAAACGCGCTGCGGAGAAGGTGACGGACGTTTACAGGGAGGCCATGCGTGCTCACCGTCCGGTTTGA
- a CDS encoding class I SAM-dependent methyltransferase produces MLTVRFERLGLCPDSKFLDLGCGEGRHVSNAYLMDGVYAVAVDLDPKNVEKTADFLKGMDAADMGKGAGWQAIVADAENLPFPDGHFKAVVCSEVMEHVLDNKKAAEEIFRVTAPGGVAAVSVPRWFPERVCWALSDEYHSNEGGHIRIYRKNDLKRLMESTGLVYKGHHYAHALHAPYWWLKCLVGVRDDKALPVALYHKMLVWDIVQKPRLTRVLDRLLNPVIGKSLVMYFEKPAC; encoded by the coding sequence GTGCTCACCGTCCGGTTTGAAAGGCTGGGCCTTTGCCCCGATTCGAAATTCCTTGACCTTGGCTGCGGCGAGGGCCGCCACGTATCCAACGCCTACCTTATGGACGGGGTTTACGCCGTTGCGGTGGACCTTGATCCTAAAAACGTGGAAAAGACCGCCGATTTTCTGAAGGGCATGGACGCCGCCGATATGGGGAAGGGCGCGGGCTGGCAGGCCATCGTGGCCGACGCGGAAAATCTGCCCTTCCCGGACGGACATTTTAAAGCCGTGGTCTGCTCCGAGGTTATGGAACACGTGCTGGATAACAAAAAGGCGGCGGAGGAAATCTTCCGGGTGACGGCCCCCGGAGGAGTCGCGGCGGTGAGCGTTCCCCGCTGGTTCCCGGAGCGCGTGTGCTGGGCGCTTTCCGACGAGTACCACTCAAACGAGGGCGGCCACATAAGAATCTACCGCAAAAATGATCTGAAACGCCTGATGGAGTCCACCGGCCTCGTCTATAAGGGACACCACTACGCCCACGCCCTGCACGCGCCCTACTGGTGGCTCAAATGCCTGGTGGGGGTGCGGGACGACAAGGCACTGCCGGTGGCGCTCTATCACAAAATGCTGGTCTGGGACATCGTTCAAAAGCCAAGGCTCACCAGGGTTCTTGACCGGCTTTTGAATCCGGTGATCGGAAAAAGCCTCGTGATGTACTTCGAGAAGCCAGCCTGCTGA
- a CDS encoding MBL fold metallo-hydrolase: MILDVLMVGPIGTNCYIFGCEETGEAAVIDPGDEADRILTACAKRSLKVVKILNTHGHVDHVGANKRMKEVTGAELSIHEADLPMLAHLSEIGRMWGMRVDNSPAPDRFLKDGDVLTVGKLTLTVLGTPGHSKGGVSLLAEKVVFVGDTLFAGSIGRTDLPGGDYNELIASVRKKLFTLPDNTTAYPGHGPETTIGQEKKYNPFFH, from the coding sequence TTGATACTCGATGTTCTGATGGTGGGTCCCATCGGCACCAACTGCTACATTTTCGGATGCGAGGAGACCGGCGAGGCCGCAGTTATCGATCCCGGCGACGAGGCGGACCGCATCCTAACGGCCTGCGCGAAGCGGAGCCTTAAGGTGGTGAAAATACTCAACACCCACGGCCACGTTGACCACGTGGGGGCCAACAAGCGCATGAAGGAAGTGACCGGGGCCGAGCTTTCCATCCACGAGGCCGACCTTCCCATGCTGGCGCATCTGTCGGAGATCGGCCGCATGTGGGGCATGAGGGTGGACAACTCCCCGGCTCCCGACCGCTTTTTAAAAGACGGCGACGTGCTCACGGTCGGCAAGCTGACTCTTACGGTTCTGGGCACCCCCGGCCACAGCAAGGGGGGCGTGTCGCTTCTGGCCGAAAAAGTGGTTTTCGTGGGAGACACCCTGTTCGCGGGCTCCATAGGCCGCACGGACCTGCCGGGCGGGGACTACAACGAGCTTATTGCAAGTGTGCGCAAAAAGCTCTTCACCCTTCCCGACAACACGACGGCCTATCCCGGCCACGGCCCGGAAACCACCATTGGCCAGGAAAAGAAATACAACCCTTTTTTTCATTGA
- a CDS encoding TrpB-like pyridoxal phosphate-dependent enzyme, whose product MALRKIVLSEDEMPRQWYNILADIKMNPPLGPDGNPVSPDALAPVFPMNLIEQEVSSERWITIPEPVMEVYRIWRPSPLVRAINLEKALDTPARIYFKNEGVSPPGSHKPNTAVPQAYYNKVFGIKRITTETGAGQWGSALSFACSQFGLECKVFMVRISFDQKPYRKTMMGVWGGKCIPSPSMETKAGRDVLAQYPDTPGSLGIAISEAVEAAVSDTTGQTRYSLGSVLNHVMLHQTVIGLEAKNQLAKVGEYPDIIIGCAGGGSNFAGTAFPFVLDKINGKNIEIFPVEPAACPTLTQGPFVYDHGDNAGYTPLLPMHSLGHNFVPAPFHAGGLRYHGMAPTVSQLVNEGLLEAKAVSQLEAYEAGLIFARSEGHIPAPETTHAIAQVVKEARRAKEEGKEKVILFNWSGHGCLDLGAYEKFLAGELTNPIFTEEEKVKAAEAFKNYPRPANLKSR is encoded by the coding sequence ATGGCCTTGAGAAAGATTGTCCTCTCCGAAGACGAGATGCCCCGGCAGTGGTACAATATTCTGGCGGACATCAAGATGAACCCGCCTTTGGGGCCGGATGGAAACCCCGTCTCCCCCGACGCCCTGGCCCCCGTCTTTCCCATGAATCTCATCGAGCAGGAAGTCTCAAGCGAGCGGTGGATCACCATTCCCGAGCCGGTCATGGAAGTTTACCGGATATGGCGGCCAAGCCCGCTGGTTCGCGCCATCAATCTTGAAAAGGCCCTGGACACACCGGCCCGCATCTATTTCAAGAACGAGGGCGTAAGCCCCCCCGGAAGCCACAAGCCCAACACCGCCGTTCCCCAGGCCTATTACAACAAGGTCTTCGGCATAAAGCGCATCACCACCGAAACCGGAGCCGGCCAGTGGGGCTCGGCCCTATCGTTTGCGTGCAGCCAGTTCGGCCTTGAGTGCAAGGTTTTCATGGTACGCATCTCCTTTGACCAGAAACCCTACAGAAAAACCATGATGGGAGTTTGGGGCGGAAAGTGCATTCCAAGCCCAAGCATGGAAACCAAGGCGGGCCGTGACGTTTTGGCCCAATATCCCGACACCCCCGGAAGCCTCGGCATCGCCATTTCCGAAGCCGTCGAGGCCGCCGTTTCCGACACCACCGGCCAGACCCGCTACAGCCTTGGAAGCGTTCTGAACCACGTGATGCTGCACCAGACCGTCATAGGCCTCGAGGCCAAGAACCAGCTTGCCAAGGTGGGCGAATACCCGGACATCATCATCGGCTGCGCGGGCGGCGGCTCCAACTTCGCCGGAACTGCCTTCCCCTTTGTGCTGGACAAGATCAACGGCAAGAACATCGAAATCTTCCCGGTGGAGCCCGCAGCCTGCCCCACCCTCACCCAGGGCCCGTTCGTGTACGATCACGGCGACAACGCCGGATACACCCCCCTTCTGCCCATGCACAGCCTTGGACACAACTTCGTGCCCGCTCCCTTCCACGCGGGCGGCCTGCGCTACCACGGCATGGCCCCCACCGTAAGCCAGCTCGTGAACGAGGGACTCCTGGAAGCCAAGGCAGTGAGCCAGCTGGAAGCCTACGAGGCGGGCCTCATCTTCGCCCGTTCAGAGGGACACATCCCGGCCCCCGAAACCACCCACGCCATCGCCCAGGTGGTGAAGGAAGCCAGGCGCGCCAAGGAAGAGGGCAAGGAAAAGGTCATCCTCTTCAACTGGAGCGGCCACGGCTGCCTCGACCTCGGCGCTTACGAAAAATTCCTGGCAGGGGAGCTCACCAACCCGATCTTCACGGAAGAGGAGAAGGTCAAGGCGGCGGAGGCGTTCAAGAATTACCCCAGGCCCGCGAATCTTAAATCGAGGTAA
- a CDS encoding fumarate hydratase has translation MSGEYSYNPLYPLGPDTTVYRKLTSDYVSVRDCGSDRFLSVDHEGLAYLAKTAFTEVSHRMRTSHLALFAKILKDPKASDNDRYVALEMLRNAQIAAQMVFPLCQDTGTAVIMGKKGGNVLTPGHDEAALSEGVRLAYTTNNLRYSQNAPVTMFEEKNTGNNLPAQIDLYSTSGDSYNFLFIAKGGGSANKTYLYQETKAILNPQALLNFMVEKMVSLGTAACPPYHLAFVVGGSSAETNLKTVKMATAGYLDNLPTSGDAGGHAFRDLELEHKLLAASYELGIGAQFGGKYFCLDTRVIRLPRHGASCPISLAVSCSADRNVKARINAEGIFIEQLEEDPGRFLPADINIFSQAPVEIDLNRPMDEIRAILTKYPVATRVILNGPIIVARDIAHAKLKERLDSGKGLPDYFKDHIVYYAGPAKTPKGFACGSCGPTTSGRMDPYVPHFQKQGASLVMLGKGNRTAQVTESCQRHGGFYLGSIGGPAARLGKECITSFETLEFPELGMEAVVKITVKDFPAFIIVDDKGNDFFTQLAGRWQVLKSTRFLETL, from the coding sequence ATGAGCGGCGAATATTCATATAACCCCTTGTATCCCTTGGGGCCTGACACCACCGTCTATCGCAAACTGACAAGCGACTATGTTTCCGTAAGGGATTGCGGAAGCGACCGCTTTTTATCGGTTGACCACGAAGGGCTGGCGTATCTCGCCAAAACCGCCTTCACCGAAGTAAGCCACAGGATGCGCACAAGCCACCTGGCCCTTTTCGCCAAAATCCTGAAGGACCCCAAGGCAAGCGACAACGACCGCTACGTGGCCCTCGAAATGCTCAGAAACGCCCAGATTGCCGCCCAGATGGTCTTTCCCCTTTGCCAGGACACCGGAACAGCCGTCATCATGGGCAAAAAGGGCGGCAACGTCCTTACCCCCGGCCACGACGAGGCGGCCCTTTCCGAGGGCGTAAGGCTTGCGTACACCACAAACAACCTGCGATATAGCCAGAACGCGCCCGTCACCATGTTCGAGGAAAAAAACACGGGCAACAACCTCCCGGCCCAGATAGACCTTTATTCAACCAGCGGGGATTCCTACAATTTCCTCTTCATCGCAAAGGGCGGCGGCTCGGCCAACAAGACCTACCTGTACCAGGAAACCAAGGCCATCCTGAACCCCCAGGCCCTTTTGAATTTCATGGTGGAAAAGATGGTGTCCCTTGGAACGGCGGCCTGCCCTCCCTATCACCTTGCCTTCGTGGTGGGGGGAAGCTCCGCCGAAACCAACCTCAAAACCGTTAAAATGGCGACCGCCGGATACCTGGACAACCTGCCCACAAGCGGGGACGCTGGCGGCCACGCTTTCCGCGACCTTGAACTTGAACACAAGCTCCTTGCCGCCTCCTACGAGCTTGGCATAGGGGCCCAGTTCGGCGGAAAATATTTCTGCCTGGACACCCGCGTCATAAGGCTTCCCCGGCACGGCGCGTCCTGCCCCATAAGCCTTGCCGTAAGCTGTTCCGCCGACCGCAACGTCAAAGCCCGCATAAACGCGGAAGGAATTTTCATAGAGCAGCTTGAGGAGGACCCCGGTCGCTTCCTTCCCGCCGACATCAACATCTTCAGCCAGGCCCCGGTGGAGATCGACCTAAACCGCCCCATGGACGAAATAAGGGCCATCCTCACAAAATACCCTGTTGCCACCCGCGTTATCTTAAACGGCCCCATCATCGTGGCACGGGACATAGCCCACGCAAAACTGAAGGAACGCCTGGACTCCGGCAAGGGCCTGCCCGACTATTTCAAGGACCACATCGTCTATTACGCGGGCCCGGCCAAAACCCCGAAAGGCTTCGCCTGCGGCTCCTGCGGACCCACCACGTCGGGCCGCATGGACCCCTACGTGCCACACTTCCAGAAACAGGGCGCGTCTCTGGTCATGCTGGGCAAGGGAAACCGCACGGCCCAGGTGACGGAATCCTGCCAGCGCCACGGCGGCTTCTATCTTGGAAGCATCGGCGGCCCCGCCGCACGCCTCGGCAAGGAATGCATAACCAGCTTCGAGACCCTGGAATTCCCGGAACTGGGCATGGAGGCCGTGGTCAAGATCACCGTCAAGGACTTCCCGGCCTTCATAATAGTGGACGACAAGGGCAACGACTTCTTCACCCAGCTTGCGGGACGCTGGCAGGTGCTGAAATCAACTCGCTTTTTGGAGACATTGTGA
- a CDS encoding glycosyltransferase family 4 protein: protein MKFFFTSPTFSLSGVNTATANIALALCEMGHDARILITHPGAIDRSPLPVSPGLKVESLPSSRFTPAFKRRRMLAEFLEQNAPCVYVPGYDFALSGVSKGLSDRIVVMGVVHSDEPVHYDHVKRLGCSWNRVIAVSGFLADEVKRRFPVLAERVVAIPSGVTVPECPPCRDSDCGPLKIAYAGRLSRYQKRIYDLSKIAHNLDGRGMRFSLSIAGDGPDRRGLEKKFKGLTDRAEVRFLGTLENEAVRGLFRQSHVFLLVSEFEGTPVSLLEAMAEGCTPVVTDLRSGIPELVENGVTGYRAPVGKISDFADRLSILHCDRALLARLSANAREKISCGPYKIETVARRYIEEAEKSFNEAASGSFRR, encoded by the coding sequence ATGAAATTCTTCTTCACATCCCCCACGTTCAGCCTTTCGGGCGTGAACACCGCCACGGCCAACATCGCCCTTGCCTTGTGCGAAATGGGCCATGACGCGCGGATTCTGATAACCCACCCCGGCGCAATCGACCGGTCCCCGCTTCCCGTCTCCCCAGGGCTTAAAGTGGAAAGCCTGCCGTCATCGCGCTTCACCCCGGCCTTTAAACGGCGGCGGATGCTGGCGGAATTCCTGGAACAAAACGCCCCCTGCGTCTACGTTCCGGGCTACGACTTCGCCCTTTCGGGGGTTTCAAAGGGCTTGTCGGACAGAATCGTGGTGATGGGTGTGGTGCACTCGGACGAGCCTGTTCATTACGATCACGTGAAACGGCTGGGATGCTCCTGGAACCGGGTGATCGCGGTGAGCGGCTTTCTGGCGGATGAGGTGAAAAGGCGCTTTCCGGTTCTTGCGGAAAGGGTCGTAGCCATTCCGTCGGGCGTGACTGTCCCCGAATGCCCGCCCTGCCGCGATTCTGACTGCGGCCCCCTGAAAATCGCATACGCCGGGCGGCTTTCACGTTATCAGAAGCGGATTTACGATCTGTCCAAGATCGCCCATAACCTTGATGGCCGTGGGATGAGGTTTTCCCTCTCCATCGCGGGCGACGGCCCGGACCGGCGCGGGCTTGAAAAAAAGTTCAAGGGGCTGACGGATCGGGCGGAAGTGCGGTTTTTGGGAACCCTCGAAAACGAGGCCGTGCGGGGGCTTTTCCGCCAGAGCCACGTATTCCTGCTTGTTTCGGAATTCGAGGGAACCCCGGTATCATTACTGGAGGCAATGGCGGAAGGCTGCACGCCTGTTGTGACCGACCTAAGAAGCGGAATACCGGAGCTTGTGGAAAACGGCGTCACCGGATACCGCGCGCCGGTGGGCAAAATCTCCGATTTCGCGGACCGGCTGTCCATCCTTCACTGCGACCGGGCGCTTCTTGCCCGGCTTTCGGCAAACGCCCGCGAAAAAATCTCCTGCGGCCCGTATAAAATCGAGACCGTGGCCCGCCGCTACATCGAGGAGGCGGAAAAATCCTTCAACGAGGCCGCTTCGGGCTCGTTTCGCCGCTGA
- a CDS encoding glycosyltransferase translates to MPKVSVIIPVYNRAWCVAEAIGSVLDQDFSDFELIVVDDGSTDSTPEILAAFPQIKMIRTENRGVSAARNTGVARARGRLIAFLDSDDLWLPEKLRIQFDFMENSPGCRICQTEETWIRNGVRVNPKKRHKKPDGEIFFRSLDLCLVSPSAVMMEKSLFDEIGGFDEGLTACEDYDLWLRIGRALPVPLIPKALTIKRGGHVDQLSRQPGLDLFRVCSLNKLLAGGLLTDEQAEAAGRVRDEKAAIFEAGRQKRGIAE, encoded by the coding sequence ATGCCCAAGGTGTCCGTAATAATACCCGTTTACAACCGCGCATGGTGCGTGGCCGAGGCCATCGGCTCGGTGTTGGATCAGGATTTTTCCGATTTTGAGCTGATAGTTGTGGACGACGGCTCCACCGACTCCACCCCTGAAATCCTGGCCGCCTTTCCGCAGATCAAGATGATCCGCACGGAAAACAGGGGCGTTTCAGCCGCCCGCAACACCGGCGTCGCCCGTGCGCGGGGCCGGTTGATCGCATTTCTGGATTCCGACGATCTGTGGCTTCCGGAAAAGCTCCGCATCCAGTTTGATTTCATGGAAAATTCGCCCGGATGCCGCATCTGCCAGACCGAGGAGACCTGGATAAGAAACGGAGTCCGGGTCAACCCCAAAAAGCGCCACAAAAAGCCGGACGGCGAAATTTTTTTCCGGTCCCTGGACCTCTGCCTTGTAAGCCCCTCCGCCGTGATGATGGAAAAAAGCCTTTTCGACGAAATCGGCGGCTTTGACGAGGGCCTTACCGCCTGCGAGGATTACGACCTGTGGCTCAGAATCGGGCGGGCCCTTCCCGTGCCGCTGATTCCGAAGGCCCTTACCATAAAGCGCGGAGGCCACGTTGACCAGCTCTCGCGCCAGCCCGGCCTGGACCTTTTTCGCGTTTGCAGCCTGAATAAACTGCTTGCGGGCGGGCTTCTGACGGATGAGCAGGCGGAGGCGGCAGGAAGGGTGCGGGACGAAAAGGCGGCGATATTCGAGGCCGGAAGGCAAAAGCGCGGGATTGCGGAATAG
- a CDS encoding metallophosphoesterase family protein, translated as MNRLVGIMADSHGDASAIEGAIGALSSLGCQSLVHLGDVCDSSRPESADRCVSILRENGVSTVKGNNDHMVVANRDGLDLGDVSPETVAWLKALPLKIRIDGAAFVHSLPFVRELGLSAMVRGMGKKEMAFYLGFPHRERLLFRGHNHDPCVVCMEDGRLSDRVPAPGQKIELRPGLAFIVTCGALINGLCMVWDQDRHAVTSLSL; from the coding sequence ATGAACAGGCTCGTGGGCATAATGGCGGACAGCCACGGCGATGCTTCGGCCATCGAAGGGGCCATTGGGGCTCTTTCGAGCCTTGGCTGCCAAAGCCTGGTGCATCTGGGCGACGTGTGCGACTCCTCCCGCCCGGAAAGCGCCGACCGGTGCGTTTCTATTCTGCGGGAAAACGGGGTTTCCACGGTGAAGGGCAACAACGACCACATGGTGGTTGCCAACCGGGACGGTCTCGACCTTGGGGACGTTTCGCCCGAAACCGTGGCCTGGCTCAAAGCCCTTCCCCTCAAAATCAGGATTGACGGCGCGGCCTTCGTGCATTCCCTGCCATTCGTGCGGGAGCTTGGGCTTTCCGCCATGGTGCGGGGCATGGGAAAAAAGGAGATGGCCTTTTATCTGGGCTTTCCGCACCGCGAGCGGCTTCTTTTCCGGGGCCACAACCATGACCCCTGCGTGGTCTGCATGGAGGACGGGCGGCTCTCGGACCGGGTCCCCGCCCCCGGCCAGAAGATCGAACTGCGCCCCGGCCTGGCCTTCATAGTCACCTGCGGGGCGCTCATCAACGGCTTGTGCATGGTCTGGGATCAGGACCGGCACGCCGTCACATCTCTAAGCCTCTGA